The genome window CTTGGGCAACATCACCCTTTACCATGGCCAACTTCGCTTATTCGATTGCATTGAGTTCAATTTGCAATTCCGGTGGATAGACACCATTTCTGACCTTGCGTTCCTCCTAATGGACCTAGAAGCGAAAGGCCAATACCGCTGGGCAAGTCGCTGTTTGAATAACTACCTAGAGATTACTGGTGATTATGAAGGCATCACCATTCTAAATTTTTATAAAGCTTTCCGCTCGATGGTCAGGGCTAAAGTTGCGTTACTAGGTGAATACCCAGACCCGCTAGCCTGTCGTCGATACTTGCAATTAACGCAAAGCTACACCCACCAATCACAACCGACGCTTTATTTGATGCACGGTGTTTCAGGGAGCGGTAAAAGTTATTTAAGCAGTCAGCTTATGGAGCGGACCGACTGTATACGCTTGCGCTCTGACGTTGAGCGTAAGCGCCTGTATAGAGAGCTAAGCCGCCGCGGTGAGCGTTTAGAACTGTACGGCCAAGAAATGAACGCACGTACATTCCAGCATTTACTCAACTTAACTGATGCGCTGATCGATAGCGGCTATTCAGTCATAGTCGACGCTACATTTATCCGCAAGCGCACTCGACAAAGCTTTATTAAGCTAGCAGAGAAAAGGAACACCCCGGTGCGCATTTTACGGTGTGAGTGCGAGCAAAAGCTCATAGAGGCAAGGCTAAAGCGACGAAAAGAACAAGGCGATGACCCCTCTGATGCAGATGTTGCGGTTATGCATGAGCAACTTAAACATTTTCATAAACTTAGCGAAGATGAAAAACGCATCACAGTCACCACCAACACCGATGACGATGATGCGATCAATCAATTGGTGAGCCAACTGATCGCCCAAGGGCTTATCGACCCTTAATAC of Neptunomonas phycophila contains these proteins:
- a CDS encoding AAA family ATPase, encoding MLNVLLKALEDPENYPHPVDAPIRVIETQISWLFLTGEYAYKLKKPVNFGFLDFTTLKQRQYYCEEELRLNQRLAPDIYDTLIGFTGSPEKPFLQEASQLTDGQAFEYAIRMNQFNPELRLDLILNRDRFEPAWIDMLSDQVAHFHNRIPRVAQDSPWGSTETLWGLVSDNYRDINKELLEPADVQLLQQLSQRAAQQFRKLMPRLERRKLDGHIRECHGDLHLGNITLYHGQLRLFDCIEFNLQFRWIDTISDLAFLLMDLEAKGQYRWASRCLNNYLEITGDYEGITILNFYKAFRSMVRAKVALLGEYPDPLACRRYLQLTQSYTHQSQPTLYLMHGVSGSGKSYLSSQLMERTDCIRLRSDVERKRLYRELSRRGERLELYGQEMNARTFQHLLNLTDALIDSGYSVIVDATFIRKRTRQSFIKLAEKRNTPVRILRCECEQKLIEARLKRRKEQGDDPSDADVAVMHEQLKHFHKLSEDEKRITVTTNTDDDDAINQLVSQLIAQGLIDP